One part of the Quercus lobata isolate SW786 chromosome 7, ValleyOak3.0 Primary Assembly, whole genome shotgun sequence genome encodes these proteins:
- the LOC115951278 gene encoding uncharacterized protein LOC115951278, giving the protein MKASLKFREDQKPLLRAKVPLSILGLPFQSGVIAGESKELTLNLGTFFESGPSIKIAYRPNDTWNPFSLVVKTGTGPFGSPISSSMLMSAEFNLIGRGNPSFMLHLKPQFGDFSIKKSQSSVFDGKLVKSLNGAVPEDDSSIEVVEKPFMSGAFSKTALAVDSTAGTIAGLFSGIEVAARTSLPVRGRAVVNFRWGVRVPAEVNSVGENPNPTAGISFQKIPFLVMNKIGIEHVDGEDSKKKTTSPNVNSPASGDVAEACFTVKRQLEILHAENGLLKKAVEDLRREFKSVGDSSSGERNGNKSSGGKFDRRNNDKKSNEGDVNEELKKALMGATGS; this is encoded by the coding sequence atGAAAGCTTCACTGAAATTCCGTGAAGACCAAAAGCCACTGCTCAGAGCCAAAGTTCCTCTCAGCATCTTAGGCTTGCCGTTTCAGTCCGGAGTTATTGCCGGTGAGTCCAAGGAGCTCACTCTCAACCTCGGTACCTTCTTCGAATCTGGGCCGTCGATTAAGATCGCTTACCGTCCCAATGACACGTGGAACCCTTTCTCTCTCGTGGTTAAGACTGGTACGGGTCCGTTTGGCTCGCCGATTTCTAGCTCCATGCTTATGAGTGCTGAGTTCAATTTGATTGGGCGTGGAAACCCTAGCTTTATGCTTCACCTCAAGCCTCAGTTTGGGGATTTTTCTATCAAGAAGTCGCAGTCTTCGGTTTTTGATGGGAAGCTTGTTAAGTCGCTGAACGGCGCCGTTCCGGAGGACGATTCGTCGATTGAGGTCGTGGAGAAGCCGTTTATGAGCGGTGCGTTTTCCAAGACGGCACTGGCGGTGGATTCGACGGCGGGAACGATTGCCGGGTTGTTCTCCGGTATTGAGGTGGCAGCGAGGACGTCGTTGCCGGTGCGGGGACGCGCTGTTGTGAATTTCCGGTGGGGAGTCAGGGTTCCGGCGGAGGTGAATAGCGTCGGTGAGAATCCGAATCCAACGGCTGGGATTTCTTTCCAAAAGATTCCCTTTTTGGTGATGAACAAGATCGGGATCGAACACGTGGACGGCGAGGATTCAAAGAAGAAGACGACGAGTCCGAATGTGAATTCTCCAGCGAGTGGTGACGTCGCGGAAGCTTGTTTTACTGTTAAAAGGCAGTTGGAGATATTGCACGCCGAGAACGGGTTGTTGAAGAAGGCCGTGGAGGATCTTCGGCGAGAATTCAAATCGGTCGGAGATTCAAGCTCCGGTGAAAGAAATGGAAATAAATCATCTGGCGGGAAATTCGATAGGCGAAACAATGACAAGAAATCGAACGAGGGTGATGTGAATGAAGAACTGAAGAAAGCTTTGATGGGAGCTACTGGTTCTTGA